One part of the Thiomicrospira cyclica ALM1 genome encodes these proteins:
- the infB gene encoding translation initiation factor IF-2, with amino-acid sequence MTEVSISKFAETLNLSVEKLLAQLSASGVKDKKADDAITDDEKRTLLAYLKGLHGDAAEVEPKKVTLHRKQVKTLNLSSSSGKRTVNVEVRKKRTYVKRTETVAGGEVLDTAPDTAETALASTTPIATTDTSSIATTASDVTQPIVEPTPAVAPAEVEGMVVKKPKIVGEDAESKANKKPKDKKAKTLESRLEDGPPKAKKTIKTKIVTDDAPPAGGRRKLKKRHDNRHDNRHDNRQSSADNQHGFQRPAGPVVREVTLPETIQVAELADKMAVKAAEVIKFMMTMGTMVTINQVLDQETAAIVVEELGHKPVLLKENALEEEVLQQAYHGEYVHRAPVVTIMGHVDHGKTSLLDYIRKAKVAHGEAGGITQHIGAYHVETQNGDITFIDTPGHEAFTAMRARGAKATDIVIIVVAADDGVMPQTKEAIQHAKAAGVPMVVAMNKMDKEGANPERLMQELAALDVVPEEWGGEVQFVPVSAKKGTGIDNLLEAVLLSAEILELDAPVEGHAKGVVIESRLDKGRGTVATVLVQSGTLRKGDIALCGMEFGRVRALVNELGKQVDSAGPSIPVEILGLSGVPSAGDEMITVDNERKAREVALFRQGKYKEVKIARQQSAKLDNMFNKMAEGETKSVNIVLKADVQGSIEAISNALTDLSNEEVKVNVVSSGVGGITESDVNLAIASEALVFGFNVRADATAKRLIERESVGLYYYSIIYEVVDEVKRAIEGKLSAEQREEIIGVAEVRDVFKAPKIGLIAGCMVIEGTVERSQPIRVLRDNVVIYEGALESLRRFKDDVKEVRQGMECGIGVKDYNDVRVGDQIEVFKRYEVKRTLD; translated from the coding sequence ATGACAGAAGTATCGATATCCAAGTTCGCAGAGACCCTAAACCTTTCTGTGGAAAAACTCCTAGCCCAACTTAGTGCTTCCGGTGTTAAAGACAAGAAAGCTGATGACGCTATTACCGATGATGAAAAACGGACCCTACTGGCGTATTTGAAGGGTTTGCACGGCGATGCGGCTGAGGTTGAGCCCAAAAAAGTCACCTTGCATCGCAAGCAGGTAAAAACATTGAACCTATCCTCGAGTTCTGGTAAGCGTACGGTGAACGTTGAGGTGCGTAAGAAACGTACCTATGTGAAACGTACTGAGACTGTAGCGGGTGGTGAAGTGCTAGATACAGCGCCTGATACTGCTGAAACAGCGCTTGCCTCGACGACTCCAATAGCTACGACGGATACATCGTCAATTGCAACAACCGCATCAGATGTGACTCAGCCGATAGTTGAGCCTACACCTGCCGTGGCACCTGCTGAAGTTGAAGGAATGGTGGTTAAAAAACCAAAGATTGTTGGCGAAGATGCGGAATCTAAAGCAAATAAGAAGCCAAAAGATAAAAAGGCAAAAACACTTGAAAGCCGTTTAGAAGACGGCCCACCGAAAGCCAAGAAAACGATTAAAACAAAAATTGTAACTGATGATGCCCCGCCGGCAGGTGGGCGTCGTAAGCTTAAAAAGCGTCACGACAACCGTCATGATAATCGTCATGATAACCGCCAATCATCTGCGGATAATCAGCATGGTTTCCAGCGTCCAGCCGGTCCAGTAGTGCGTGAAGTAACGCTACCAGAAACGATTCAGGTAGCTGAGCTGGCCGATAAAATGGCGGTGAAAGCGGCCGAAGTCATTAAATTTATGATGACTATGGGTACCATGGTTACGATTAACCAGGTTCTTGACCAGGAAACTGCCGCAATAGTTGTTGAAGAGTTAGGTCATAAACCGGTGTTGTTGAAAGAAAATGCGCTGGAAGAGGAAGTTCTACAACAGGCGTATCATGGCGAGTATGTGCATCGTGCTCCGGTGGTTACCATTATGGGTCACGTTGACCATGGTAAAACCTCTTTGCTCGATTACATTCGTAAAGCAAAAGTGGCGCATGGTGAAGCGGGTGGCATCACTCAGCACATCGGTGCGTATCATGTTGAGACCCAAAATGGTGACATTACCTTTATCGATACACCAGGCCATGAAGCCTTTACGGCAATGCGTGCACGTGGTGCGAAAGCGACGGACATTGTTATTATCGTGGTCGCGGCTGATGACGGCGTGATGCCACAAACCAAAGAAGCCATCCAGCATGCGAAAGCAGCCGGTGTACCGATGGTGGTTGCCATGAACAAGATGGATAAAGAGGGCGCCAACCCAGAGCGCTTGATGCAAGAGTTGGCCGCCCTGGATGTCGTCCCTGAAGAATGGGGTGGTGAGGTGCAGTTTGTACCCGTATCAGCTAAAAAGGGTACCGGTATTGATAACTTGTTGGAAGCGGTGTTGTTAAGTGCTGAAATTTTAGAGTTGGATGCACCGGTAGAAGGACACGCAAAAGGTGTGGTTATTGAATCACGCTTAGATAAAGGTCGTGGTACTGTGGCTACCGTACTTGTTCAGTCGGGTACCTTGAGAAAAGGTGACATTGCCCTGTGTGGCATGGAGTTTGGACGTGTTCGTGCTTTGGTAAACGAGCTTGGTAAGCAGGTTGATTCTGCCGGGCCGTCGATTCCTGTTGAAATTTTAGGCTTATCGGGTGTGCCGTCTGCCGGTGATGAAATGATTACTGTTGATAACGAGCGTAAAGCACGTGAAGTGGCGTTGTTCCGTCAAGGCAAGTACAAAGAAGTTAAAATCGCGCGTCAACAAAGTGCCAAGTTGGACAATATGTTTAACAAGATGGCTGAGGGTGAAACCAAGTCCGTTAATATCGTGTTAAAAGCAGATGTTCAGGGCTCTATTGAAGCGATTTCGAATGCCTTAACCGATTTAAGTAATGAAGAAGTTAAAGTAAATGTGGTTAGCAGTGGTGTGGGTGGTATTACTGAAAGTGATGTTAACCTTGCGATTGCCTCGGAAGCCTTGGTGTTTGGTTTTAACGTACGTGCTGACGCAACGGCGAAGCGTTTGATTGAGCGTGAGTCGGTCGGTCTTTACTACTACAGCATCATTTATGAAGTTGTCGATGAGGTGAAGCGTGCCATTGAAGGTAAACTTTCAGCGGAACAGCGTGAAGAAATTATTGGTGTTGCTGAAGTGCGTGATGTCTTTAAAGCACCGAAGATTGGTTTAATTGCCGGTTGTATGGTTATTGAAGGTACGGTTGAGCGCAGTCAGCCAATTCGTGTTTTACGTGACAACGTCGTAATTTATGAGGGTGCGCTGGAGTCTTTACGTCGCTTTAAAGACGATGTGAAAGAGGTTCGTCAAGGTATGGAATGCGGTATCGGTGTGAAGGATTACAACGATGTGCGCGTGGGTGACCAGATTGAAGTCTTTAAACGTTATGAAGTGAAACGGACGTTAGATTAA
- the nusA gene encoding transcription termination factor NusA, whose amino-acid sequence MSKEVLSVVEIMSNEKGVDEEIIFDAIETALAMATIKSHDDKIDVRVEIDRHTGDYKTFRRWLVIEDDVAIEGEPDMFLRMMDATDIDPHIQPEEYIEEAIDSIEFGRIGAQTAKQIIIQKVREAERRKMVEDYQPRVGEILTGQVKRIDRGDVILDMGDNVDAIIPRSELVGRETFRMGDRVRAFLQVVDFRPRGPQLFMSRACKEMIIELFKIEVPEIGDDLIDVMAAARDVGFRAKIAVRANDPRLDPIGACVGMRGGRVQAVTNELNGERIDIIQWDPNDAQFVINAMAPAEITAIMVDEDRHEMDLAVEDEQLSLAIGKGGQNIRLASELTGWELNVMSKTAMQEKHNTEASTQIELFVAHLEVDEELAEVLVNEGFTSLEEVAYVPTAEMLDIDGFDEDLVNELKQRAKDALLTLAIVNEEKTALAEPADDLLALEGMTVDLAKTLAGQGIVTQEDLAELGTDELLELVSLPEQAAAELIMKARAPWFE is encoded by the coding sequence ATGAGTAAAGAAGTATTATCCGTTGTAGAGATCATGTCGAACGAAAAAGGTGTGGACGAGGAAATCATTTTTGATGCGATTGAGACTGCCTTAGCTATGGCTACCATCAAAAGCCATGATGACAAAATTGATGTGCGCGTTGAAATTGATCGTCACACCGGTGACTATAAAACCTTCCGTCGTTGGTTAGTTATTGAAGATGATGTCGCGATTGAAGGCGAGCCAGACATGTTCTTGCGTATGATGGATGCGACGGATATTGATCCGCATATTCAACCTGAAGAATATATTGAAGAAGCAATCGACTCGATTGAATTTGGTCGTATCGGCGCACAAACCGCGAAGCAGATTATTATTCAAAAAGTTCGCGAAGCTGAGCGCCGTAAGATGGTTGAAGATTATCAGCCCCGCGTCGGTGAAATTTTGACCGGTCAAGTAAAACGTATTGACCGTGGCGATGTGATTTTGGATATGGGCGATAATGTTGATGCGATTATTCCACGTAGTGAGCTGGTCGGTCGCGAAACCTTCCGGATGGGTGATCGTGTGCGTGCCTTTTTACAAGTGGTTGATTTCCGTCCACGTGGCCCGCAATTGTTCATGTCTCGTGCCTGTAAGGAAATGATCATAGAGTTGTTTAAAATTGAAGTGCCAGAAATTGGTGATGATCTGATTGATGTGATGGCGGCGGCGCGTGATGTTGGCTTCCGTGCCAAAATCGCGGTGCGTGCGAATGACCCACGCCTTGATCCTATTGGTGCTTGTGTTGGCATGCGTGGTGGTCGCGTACAAGCGGTCACTAACGAACTTAATGGCGAGCGTATTGATATTATTCAATGGGATCCAAATGATGCCCAGTTTGTTATTAACGCGATGGCTCCGGCTGAAATTACGGCCATTATGGTTGATGAAGATCGCCATGAAATGGATTTAGCGGTCGAAGATGAGCAGTTGTCCTTAGCTATTGGTAAAGGTGGTCAAAACATTCGTTTAGCGTCTGAGCTAACCGGCTGGGAACTCAATGTGATGAGTAAAACAGCGATGCAAGAAAAGCACAACACCGAAGCCAGTACGCAAATTGAGTTGTTTGTTGCCCATTTAGAAGTGGACGAAGAATTAGCTGAAGTCTTGGTGAACGAAGGTTTTACGAGTCTTGAAGAAGTGGCTTATGTCCCAACCGCCGAGATGTTAGACATTGATGGCTTTGACGAAGATTTAGTCAATGAGCTAAAACAGCGTGCCAAAGATGCGTTATTGACCTTGGCTATTGTAAATGAAGAAAAGACGGCCTTAGCCGAACCCGCTGACGATTTATTAGCCCTTGAAGGCATGACCGTTGATTTAGCAAAAACCTTAGCCGGTCAGGGTATTGTTACCCAGGAAGATTTGGCTGAGTTGGGAACAGATGAGTTGTTGGAGTTAGTTTCTCTACCAGAGCAGGCTGCGGCTGAATTAATTATGAAGGCACGTGCGCCTTGGTTTGAGTAA
- the rbfA gene encoding 30S ribosome-binding factor RbfA, translated as MSQEFSRTDRVSQEIFRVLSNLLRREIKDPRLQSLTLTECQVSKDLGIAKVYFSVLGAKEGDQAVLDAEQALKKATGFMRSELAQALRLRVTPQLRFYYDTVPDRVDHIEALIRKALH; from the coding sequence ATGTCACAAGAATTTAGTCGTACCGATCGCGTATCACAAGAAATATTTCGGGTGTTATCAAACCTGTTGCGCCGCGAGATCAAAGATCCGCGGTTGCAAAGCTTGACTCTAACTGAGTGTCAGGTGAGTAAGGATTTGGGTATCGCTAAGGTGTATTTTTCGGTCCTTGGCGCCAAAGAAGGTGACCAAGCCGTGCTTGATGCGGAACAGGCGTTGAAAAAAGCGACGGGGTTTATGCGTTCTGAACTTGCCCAGGCTTTACGCTTGCGAGTTACGCCGCAATTACGGTTTTATTACGATACTGTGCCTGATCGCGTTGATCATATTGAGGCGCTAATTCGTAAAGCCTTGCATTAA
- the rimP gene encoding ribosome maturation factor RimP produces the protein MTLEQKIADLVTPAIEALGMTLWGCEYIAAGKDSTLRIYIDRPDVGVNVDDCALASRQISAIMDVEDPISSAYYLEVSSPGLDRPFFKPEQYLAYVNKTVNVRTRAPEMGRRKFKGTLVEVQAEQILVEVDREVYEIPFSNIDKANLVVEL, from the coding sequence ATGACGCTGGAACAAAAAATTGCAGACCTGGTAACGCCAGCTATTGAAGCTTTAGGCATGACGCTTTGGGGCTGCGAATATATCGCCGCTGGCAAGGATTCAACCCTAAGAATTTATATTGATCGTCCCGATGTCGGGGTGAATGTTGATGACTGTGCGTTGGCAAGCCGTCAAATCAGCGCGATTATGGATGTTGAAGACCCGATTTCATCTGCCTATTATCTTGAGGTGTCATCACCAGGTCTGGATCGACCTTTCTTTAAACCAGAACAGTATTTGGCCTATGTAAATAAAACGGTTAATGTTCGCACGCGTGCGCCAGAGATGGGTCGCCGTAAGTTTAAAGGCACGTTGGTTGAGGTGCAGGCGGAACAAATTTTGGTGGAAGTGGATCGTGAAGTCTATGAGATCCCATTTTCGAATATTGATAAAGCAAATTTAGTTGTTGAATTGTAA
- a CDS encoding class I SAM-dependent methyltransferase — protein MRSVPHNLAWTAEQRDSFKPLHYDPTLCWLDTRSADQFCQVRFERAFPWQLPLNPNCLNQLPNREQPLGLIADVQSVLIYQAWLAEKGYQLQAWLSPEQFLQLDSGQWPMVSGPQTRRLWQANPFLIEQLANALLFPQVISSDRGSARLALDLGCGGGREAVYLAKQGWQVVAVDNQAPALECAMDLARAEQVLVDFRLADLTKPCERPSETFDVIYQLRFLDRNLFDYIETQLKPGGYVLIETFAEGVQAFGSPKNRKFILQPGELAQRFAHFDIIVDKLGTLSDGRPMNAFLARKPTYKSRSEYDESKEQ, from the coding sequence ATGCGCTCTGTGCCACACAACCTCGCTTGGACCGCTGAACAACGCGACTCTTTTAAGCCCTTGCACTATGATCCCACCTTGTGTTGGCTTGATACGCGAAGTGCTGATCAGTTTTGTCAGGTTCGTTTTGAACGGGCGTTTCCTTGGCAATTGCCGCTTAACCCTAACTGTCTAAACCAACTTCCTAATCGTGAACAACCCTTAGGTCTGATTGCCGATGTTCAGTCGGTGCTGATTTACCAGGCCTGGTTAGCGGAAAAAGGTTATCAATTGCAGGCCTGGTTAAGCCCGGAGCAGTTTTTGCAATTAGATTCCGGTCAATGGCCAATGGTGTCTGGCCCACAAACTCGGCGTTTATGGCAAGCCAATCCGTTTTTAATCGAACAGTTAGCAAACGCTTTATTATTTCCGCAGGTTATATCGTCTGATAGGGGTTCAGCTCGATTAGCACTTGATCTCGGCTGTGGCGGTGGGCGTGAAGCAGTCTATCTGGCTAAGCAAGGTTGGCAGGTAGTGGCGGTAGATAATCAAGCGCCTGCTTTGGAGTGTGCCATGGATTTAGCCCGCGCAGAGCAGGTGTTGGTTGATTTTCGGTTAGCCGATTTAACCAAGCCGTGTGAACGTCCCAGCGAAACCTTTGATGTAATTTATCAGTTACGTTTTTTAGATCGTAATTTATTTGATTATATTGAAACCCAGCTTAAGCCGGGTGGCTATGTTTTAATTGAAACTTTTGCGGAAGGCGTGCAAGCCTTTGGATCACCAAAAAATCGGAAGTTTATTTTACAGCCAGGTGAATTAGCGCAACGCTTTGCGCATTTTGACATAATTGTTGATAAACTAGGGACTTTGTCGGATGGACGGCCTATGAATGCCTTTTTAGCCCGCAAACCGACTTACAAATCGAGGAGTGAGTATGACGAAAGTAAAGAGCAGTGA
- a CDS encoding 3'-5' exonuclease, translated as MVLSSLRQSLHQAWLKWQLRDPAYDFLFAPEPDQEVVCFDCETTGLDPAKDKIVTLSAIKIRGREILTSESLNLQFKQQRDINPESILIHQLRNMDVTLGLDEREAIEQFLVFIGSRPLVGYYLSFDVSMVNAIIKPWLGIPLPNRQLDVAELYHQQFYQDWLQPDHEVFDLSFKTLLSKLNLPTLGQHDAFNDALMTAMIYVRLQANLD; from the coding sequence TCTTCATTACGACAGAGTCTGCACCAGGCCTGGCTAAAGTGGCAATTGCGCGACCCTGCTTATGATTTTTTATTTGCCCCTGAGCCAGATCAAGAGGTGGTGTGTTTTGACTGTGAAACCACAGGATTAGATCCTGCCAAAGATAAGATTGTGACCTTGAGCGCGATTAAGATTCGTGGTCGGGAAATTTTAACCAGTGAGAGTTTGAATCTACAGTTTAAACAACAGCGCGATATTAACCCTGAAAGCATCCTGATTCATCAGTTGCGCAATATGGATGTCACTTTAGGACTTGATGAGCGCGAAGCGATTGAACAGTTTTTGGTCTTTATTGGTTCTCGCCCTTTAGTTGGTTATTACTTATCCTTTGATGTCAGTATGGTTAACGCGATTATAAAACCCTGGTTGGGCATTCCCTTGCCCAATCGGCAATTGGACGTGGCGGAATTGTATCATCAGCAGTTTTACCAGGATTGGTTGCAACCGGACCATGAAGTATTTGATCTGAGCTTTAAAACTTTGTTGTCTAAGTTAAATTTGCCAACACTGGGCCAGCATGATGCGTTTAACGACGCGTTAATGACAGCAATGATTTATGTCAGATTGCAAGCGAATCTTGATTAG
- a CDS encoding Crp/Fnr family transcriptional regulator: MTKVKSSELFDYFQTNAICESLTREEVDTLTAYLIERSYEQSSIISDLGEVGDAMMFIIKGRVGFVSFDGQDEVNVGSQGVGNLIGEMSFFDRKPRNLRMYCESKKVKLLFLTRAMYDRLKVEHPFIAVNILENAVVSLDHLVRSMSENMAQIEHYMHGYGRH, encoded by the coding sequence ATGACGAAAGTAAAGAGCAGTGAATTATTTGATTATTTTCAGACTAATGCGATTTGTGAGTCGCTGACTCGTGAAGAAGTCGATACCTTAACCGCTTATTTAATTGAACGGAGCTATGAGCAAAGCTCCATCATTTCGGATTTAGGCGAAGTGGGTGATGCGATGATGTTTATTATCAAAGGGCGCGTTGGTTTTGTTAGCTTTGATGGTCAGGATGAGGTCAATGTTGGCAGTCAGGGCGTGGGTAATCTGATTGGCGAAATGTCGTTTTTTGATCGTAAGCCACGTAATTTACGTATGTACTGTGAATCGAAAAAAGTGAAGTTGTTGTTTTTAACTCGTGCCATGTATGACCGTTTAAAAGTTGAGCATCCGTTTATTGCGGTGAATATTTTAGAGAATGCCGTGGTGAGTTTGGATCATCTAGTACGTTCGATGAGTGAAAATATGGCACAGATTGAGCATTATATGCATGGCTATGGCCGTCACTAA
- the truB gene encoding tRNA pseudouridine(55) synthase TruB, whose product MSQTRQRRRVVNGIVLVDKPAGMTSTEVVKRVIKAYRAKKAGHSGTLDPFATGLLPVCLGEATKVSSMLLASDKRYIAILDLGQKTDTGDRDGEVIETLPVPELTAQSIEQVLQSFRGEIAQIPPMYSSIKFEGKSLHVYARKGIEIEREPRNVTIHELTLLNFSAHQIRFEVHCSKGTYIRVLGAEIAEALGTLGHLTALHRTQTGVFNAQDMQPLHEICTYPNSSIHPLDIALLEYPALYLTAEQKEHLWLGGFLFDVLPAQTDVTHMIRLYDDKGMIFAMGEWQADKQRLKIKRGFHLNPDDPNALCATQPRLDR is encoded by the coding sequence ATGAGTCAGACGCGTCAGCGACGCCGTGTCGTGAATGGCATTGTATTGGTGGATAAGCCGGCAGGCATGACTTCTACGGAAGTGGTCAAGCGAGTGATTAAAGCCTATCGCGCGAAAAAGGCAGGTCACTCTGGGACGCTAGATCCTTTCGCTACCGGTTTATTACCTGTCTGTTTGGGTGAGGCGACCAAGGTATCGAGTATGTTGTTGGCTTCAGATAAACGTTACATTGCAATACTGGATTTAGGTCAAAAAACCGATACCGGTGACCGCGATGGTGAGGTGATTGAAACCTTGCCTGTTCCTGAACTAACCGCCCAGTCAATAGAACAGGTGCTACAGTCTTTTCGTGGCGAGATTGCCCAAATCCCACCGATGTATTCATCGATTAAGTTTGAAGGCAAATCCTTGCATGTCTATGCTCGTAAGGGGATTGAAATTGAGCGTGAACCGCGCAATGTGACGATCCATGAGTTAACACTACTGAATTTTTCAGCGCATCAAATTCGCTTTGAAGTGCATTGCTCTAAAGGGACATACATTCGTGTATTAGGCGCCGAAATTGCCGAGGCTTTGGGGACGCTAGGCCATTTAACGGCCTTGCACCGTACTCAAACGGGCGTTTTTAATGCTCAGGATATGCAACCTTTGCATGAGATATGCACCTACCCGAATTCCTCGATCCACCCTCTGGATATTGCGTTATTGGAATACCCCGCACTCTACTTAACTGCTGAACAAAAAGAGCATCTGTGGTTAGGTGGTTTTTTGTTTGATGTTTTGCCTGCACAAACGGATGTTACCCATATGATTCGGTTATATGATGATAAGGGGATGATTTTTGCGATGGGTGAGTGGCAGGCTGATAAGCAGCGTTTAAAAATTAAGCGTGGCTTTCATTTAAATCCGGATGATCCGAATGCGCTCTGTGCCACACAACCTCGCTTGGACCGCTGA